Within the Pseudobythopirellula maris genome, the region CAAAGAACGCGAGCCCGAACCCGAACCGGCCAACCTCAACGAGGTGGCCGCCGACGCGGTCGAGCTGATGCAAACGCACGCCAAGGAGGCGGAGGTCGAGCTCCACTGGGCGCCCGCCGAGGCGATGCCCACGTTGCTCTTCGACCCCGAAGCGCTGCACCGCGCGATCCTCAACCTGGTGAGCAACGCGATCGACGCCTGCGAGGATCGCGGCGTGAAACGCGTCGACGTGGCGACCCAGGTCGACGAGTCGCTCAAGCTCGCCACACTCACCGTACGCGACACCGGCGTCGGCATCGACAAGTCGCAGGTCGAGGCCATCTTCACCCCCTTCACCTCGGGCAAGGGCGCCCGCGGCACGGGGCTTGGCTTGCCGGTGAGCCAGAAGATCGCCACCGAACACGGCGGCAAGATCCGCGTCACCAGCGAGCCAGGGGCCGGCAGCACGTTCACCCTCGAGCTGCCGATGCAGAGCCCGAACGGCGAGGCGGACCCGGACGACGGCGCCGAGCCCCACCGCGACGACGCCCCCCACCAAGACGATTCGGCGCCGGTCACGCCCTGAGCTCGCCCTCACGCAGGAGCGGACTCAAGTGCCCCGCCCACCACGATTCTCCAACGATCTCGTCGGCGCCGCCCCCTGGGTGGCGGCGTGCGAATGGCGTGAGGAACTCGGCTCGACGAGCGACTACGCCCTCGACGCCGTGCGCGCGAACGACACCCCGCTGCCGCTGCTGGTGGTGGCCGATCGCCAGACCGCCGGCCGCGGCCGCGCCGGACGCTCCTGGCTGGCGGGGGACGGGGCGCTCACCTTCAGCGTGGCTCTGGCGCCCTCGCGTTTCGGCCTGAGCGCCGACAAGCTGCCCGCCGCCTCACTCGCCACCGCGTTGGCGGTCTGCGAAGCCCTCGAACCCCACTTGGCCGCCCCGGCCCTCAAGCCGCGCATCAAGTGGCCGAACGACGTTTACTTGGGCGACCGCAAGGCGTGCGGCGTGTTGCTCGAAGCGCCCGCGGCCGACCGGCTCGTGATCGGCGTCGGGCTGAACGCCAACAACCGCTCCGACGCCGCCCCCCCCGAGTTGCGAGACGCCTGCCTGTCGGTCGCCGAGGCGGCCGGCCGTGAGGTCGACACCGCCACGCTGCTCGTCGGCGTGCTCGCCGCGCTCGGCCAGCGGCTCCGCCAGCTCGGGGCGGATTCCAGCGAACCGATCGACGAGGCCAACCGCCGCTCGCTGCTCACCGGCCGCCGGGTGACCGTTGAGCACGGCGGCGAGCGGGTCGAGGGCCTCTGCCACGGCTTCGCCGAAGATGGCGCCCTGCGGCTCGAATCGCCCGACGGCCCGATCCGTGCGATGCTCAGCGGCACGGTCGTGGCCTGGGACGCCGCCGTCGCTCAGCCGTCGAGCTTGTAGCCGGCCGGGGCGCCGACCCACGGGTTGTCGCGTCGCTCCTCGCCGATCGTCGTGGTCGGGCCGTGCCCGGGGTAGACGATCGCGTCGTCGGGCAGGGTGAACAGCTTCTCGTGGATCGAGCTGCGGAGCGTGGCGAAATCGCCGTCGGGAAAGTCGGTCCGCCCGATCCCGCCACGGAACAACACGTCGCCCCCCACCACGTGCGTTTGCCCCTCGTGCTCGAGCACCAGCGACACGTGACCGGCCGAGTGGCCCGGCGTGTCGAGCACCCGGAAACTGAGCCCGGCGTACTCGCACACGTCGCCCTCGTCGAGCAGCCGATCGGCCGGCGGGCTGGTGAACTCGAATCCGAACGCCGCCGACAGGTTCTGCTCCGGGTCGGAGAGCTTCGGCTCGTCGCCGCGGCCGATCGCCAGCGGCAAGCCGGGCCACCTCTCCTTCATGGCGCCGTTGCCGGCGATGTGGTCCGAGTGCCCGTGCGTACACAGGATCGCGGCGGGGGTGAGCCCCAGCCGCTCCAGCTCCTTGAGGATCTCCTGCGGCTGCAGGCCGGGGTCGATCACGACACAGTCTTCGCGGCCCGGCAGGTAGAACAGGAAGGTGTTTTCGTCAAAAGGGACCGAAACCACGGTCTCGACGCCCAGCGTGCTAGCAGCCAACGGGTGATCTCTCTTTCCCCGCTTGGCGGGCTCGTCTACGATCGAAAGGGTTGTGCGCCGCGGCCCCACGCCGCTACTGTTTCCTAAGAGGCAGTCTACCGGCCGGCCCCCGTTAGGGCAGCGCCGGGGACCGCAACCGATCGTGTCCCGCGGCCA harbors:
- a CDS encoding biotin--[acetyl-CoA-carboxylase] ligase, coding for MPRPPRFSNDLVGAAPWVAACEWREELGSTSDYALDAVRANDTPLPLLVVADRQTAGRGRAGRSWLAGDGALTFSVALAPSRFGLSADKLPAASLATALAVCEALEPHLAAPALKPRIKWPNDVYLGDRKACGVLLEAPAADRLVIGVGLNANNRSDAAPPELRDACLSVAEAAGREVDTATLLVGVLAALGQRLRQLGADSSEPIDEANRRSLLTGRRVTVEHGGERVEGLCHGFAEDGALRLESPDGPIRAMLSGTVVAWDAAVAQPSSL
- a CDS encoding MBL fold metallo-hydrolase translates to MAASTLGVETVVSVPFDENTFLFYLPGREDCVVIDPGLQPQEILKELERLGLTPAAILCTHGHSDHIAGNGAMKERWPGLPLAIGRGDEPKLSDPEQNLSAAFGFEFTSPPADRLLDEGDVCEYAGLSFRVLDTPGHSAGHVSLVLEHEGQTHVVGGDVLFRGGIGRTDFPDGDFATLRSSIHEKLFTLPDDAIVYPGHGPTTTIGEERRDNPWVGAPAGYKLDG